GATCTCCAGCTTTTCCAGGGAAAGCCGGATGACATCGCGAAATTTCTGGTCCTGCGCCAGATAGTCTTCGAAAAACGCCCCCACCTCCGATTCCCGTCCCAGACCACAGACCGGCACAATCGCACCGATGACGCGCTCATAGAGCATGGGGTGGAATTTCTCGAGCTCCCCGAGACGGGCACGGTACCAATCCCACATCAGCGGCAGCGCCGCGGGATTGGCGGCCATGGCGGCGATGGGGACGAACTGGTTGCGGCCCGGCACCTCGGCCATGACGAAATCAAGCGCCCTGTGAATCAGCTCGGGCCGCGGCAGGCACCCCAGGGCGGTCAGCACATTCATCCGGTCGTGTTCGCTGGAGGCGGTTTTGAAACGCCCCAAAAACCATTCCAGGACCACCTCGGAAGCGAAGAATGCGCCCGCCTGCATCACGCTGCGGCAGATGTCGGGATGAACCGCTGTGCCCGCCATCAGCGCCGCGAAGCGCTCCCGGGCAAAGGCCGCACATTTTTTAGACCCGAAGCGCACCGCCAACCAGAGAATCTGATCGCGCAGGAGCGAGCGGGTGAGGGCTTCCTCCGGCCGGGGCGCCAGTCCGATGGCGTCGAGCGCCCTTTCAAAGAGTGTGCGGCCCAGTTCGGCCGCCCGATCGCCCAGCGGCGAGGGGCAGACCAGGTGGGCGTGATCCAGGTTGGCGGCGATGCTGGAAAGCGGCAGGAAGCCGGTTTCGTCCCGGTAACGGCCGAGGAAATCCAGATACTCCGAAAGCGGCACGATGCCGCTGCGCACCAGGGCGTAGAGATCGTTCTGAAGCCCCCAGCGGTCCATGGCGTCCAGTTCCCCTGTGCGCACACCCTCGCCCAGCGCCGCCAGGTTGGCGCCGTCGCGATAGGACACCCGGTAGAAGCCCCGCTGACCGAAGTTGACCTTGTAGCAGCGGCATTCGGTGCCGATCGCCACCCGGGTTTCGGGCCCCTCCAAAAGAACGTTCTCCTCCCGCAGCGATCCGTTTTGATCGTAGATCCCGATCGCAACCGGCACCAGCCAGGACTGATTTGTTTCCATGGGCAGGTAGGTGAACCGCCGCTGGCGCAGAACCAGCTCACCGGCCTCGCGGCCCACCTCCACCACGGGGTAGCCGGGCTGTTCCACCCAGCTTTGCATGATCCGGGTCACCGGCTGCTGTGAGACCGCCTCCAGCGCCTCCCATAGGTGGTGGCTGGCGGCGCAGCCGTAGGCGTGGGTTGCGAGATATTGGCGCAGGCCGTCGCGGAAATGCCCATCGCCGATAAAGCCGTGGATCTGGCGCAGGATGCTGCCGCCTTTGCTGTAGATGATCGGCGCGGTGCCGGCGTTGATGACCACGTGCGCGCCGCCGGGGATTTCGATGGCAAAGGTTTCCTGCAGGCCGTCGCGGGCCAGGGCGCTTTCGGTCTGTCCGGCGACGAACTGTTCCCAGATGTCCCAGTCCGGATAGTAGTGGTCCACCACCCCGTAACCGAAATAGGTGGCGAAGCTCTCGTTCAGCCAGAGGTATTTCCAGTCCACCGGCGTGACCAGGTTGCCGAACCACTGGTGCACGATTTCGTGGGCCGTCACCTCGCAGATGCGCTCGGCGGCCGATCGGGAGGTGATATCGGGATAGTAGAGGAGGAGATTTTCGCGGAAGGTGATCGCCCCCCAGTTTTCCATGGCGCCGAAGGCGAAATCGGGAACCGCGATCAGGTCCATCTTGGACAGCGGGTAGTTGATGGCATAATAATCCTGGCAGTAGGTCAGGGCCTTGCGGCCGAACTCCAGGCCGAAGCTGCCGTAGCGGCTCAACCCCGGCGGGGTGGCCACCCGCACCAGCGGTTTGCGGGGATCCTCGATGAACTCGAATTCACCTACCCCGAAAAAGAGAAGATAGGTCGACATCCTGGGGGTGGTCTGAAAGACCACGGCTTTCCGGCCGTCGTCAAGCAGCCGTTCAGCCGCCACGCTCTGGTTGGAAATGGCCTCCAGGTCGCGGTCGACGATCAGCTCCAGATCGAAGGTGGCCTTGTGGGCCGGGTGGTCCAGGCAGGGGAACGCCATGCGGGCCGCACTTTCCTGAAACTGGGTGACCGCCATATATTTCGGTTGCTCGGCCCTGCCGTAGCGGCTGCGGTAAAACCCCGCCATCTGATCGTTGATCCGACCCTCGAAGCCCAGGCTCAGCACGAATTCGCCGCTCAAGGCCTCGGGCAGGGTCACCTGGACCCATTCATCGGCGGGGGTGATGGTGAACGGGCAGTCGCGGGTCCGCCCGCCCACCTGCACCCTGCAGTCCCACAAGGCGAGCTCCAGCATGTTGAGGCCCACCGTCGTTACCGGCGCAGGCGCATTCCAGTGAATCTCCACCCGGCCGCTGAACCGGAAGCGGGCGAGATCAGGTGTCAAGGACAGTTTGTAGTGGATGGGAAGTGCTTCGGACATCGTGTTCCTCCACGTTGGGGGTATTTTCTGAGGCCATCCTGGCGGCTGCCGCAACCGGATTCAGAAAAACCCGGAAAGCGGGGTCAAACGCCAAAAAAAAAAAATCGATCGTAAAAAAAACGCGTGGCCAAGGTGCAGGCGCACCGGCAGCTGAGGCAACGCTGCAGCGCCGAGGGTCTCAACGGCCGATCAGCATCAGGCTCAAAGCGGGCCAGTAGGTGATGATCACGACGGCGGCCAGCAACACCAGCATGAAGGGCACGGTGGCCCGGTAGACC
This sequence is a window from Desulfobacteraceae bacterium. Protein-coding genes within it:
- a CDS encoding M1 family metallopeptidase; translation: MSEALPIHYKLSLTPDLARFRFSGRVEIHWNAPAPVTTVGLNMLELALWDCRVQVGGRTRDCPFTITPADEWVQVTLPEALSGEFVLSLGFEGRINDQMAGFYRSRYGRAEQPKYMAVTQFQESAARMAFPCLDHPAHKATFDLELIVDRDLEAISNQSVAAERLLDDGRKAVVFQTTPRMSTYLLFFGVGEFEFIEDPRKPLVRVATPPGLSRYGSFGLEFGRKALTYCQDYYAINYPLSKMDLIAVPDFAFGAMENWGAITFRENLLLYYPDITSRSAAERICEVTAHEIVHQWFGNLVTPVDWKYLWLNESFATYFGYGVVDHYYPDWDIWEQFVAGQTESALARDGLQETFAIEIPGGAHVVINAGTAPIIYSKGGSILRQIHGFIGDGHFRDGLRQYLATHAYGCAASHHLWEALEAVSQQPVTRIMQSWVEQPGYPVVEVGREAGELVLRQRRFTYLPMETNQSWLVPVAIGIYDQNGSLREENVLLEGPETRVAIGTECRCYKVNFGQRGFYRVSYRDGANLAALGEGVRTGELDAMDRWGLQNDLYALVRSGIVPLSEYLDFLGRYRDETGFLPLSSIAANLDHAHLVCPSPLGDRAAELGRTLFERALDAIGLAPRPEEALTRSLLRDQILWLAVRFGSKKCAAFARERFAALMAGTAVHPDICRSVMQAGAFFASEVVLEWFLGRFKTASSEHDRMNVLTALGCLPRPELIHRALDFVMAEVPGRNQFVPIAAMAANPAALPLMWDWYRARLGELEKFHPMLYERVIGAIVPVCGLGRESEVGAFFEDYLAQDQKFRDVIRLSLEKLEINRRLRDACGPTGD